In the genome of Dama dama isolate Ldn47 chromosome 33, ASM3311817v1, whole genome shotgun sequence, the window GTTCTAGAATGAactacttatattttaaaataaaaagttaagcaGGTTTAAACTTcatcagtggaatattattctaaACCAAAGAATTCATAAGACACAACTATTATATAATGATTCACAAAACTGTGTAAtagattaaataaatttttttacattttcaaaggtCAGTCATTTTCAATGACATCCGTAGATGTATGAGACCTAAATAGGATCTAATTGGAGAgagtataaatatttaattccATTGTACAGTGTTTTAAGTTAATCTAAAAATTCAGAACATTAGGGTATTTATAAGCACATTTAACCTTGTGACCCAATAAATGGTATTCCATGGTGTTCCTCTCGGACATCTGAGTATTTAATACACAAAGCAGAGGAAAACACGTGGTCATTACTTATGGATGCCTTCCTGGACCACACAGCGCAGATGCCTTCCAGTGCCTGTCTCAAGCTTTTCTCAATGTGTCTTTGATTTTAGCCACTCTACATTTTCGCAGTTTCTCAAAAACTGCAGATCTGAACTGTCTTGCCTCTGTACCCTATTCGCTGTGTTCCCTCTGTTTAGAATGTTATGCTCTCTTATTTCCAGTCTCCTTCCATTGGtccctatattttaaaaatctgtcctcAGCGCCATTGTCAGATGATGTCACCTCTGGTTTGTCTTTCTTGACACTCTGGCCAAAAGTGATTCCTTCTCTTCCATTCTTTCGTCAGGTCAGCAAATACTAATTGGAGCCTAGTCTTGTCAAGCATTTTGACAAGATGATGGTTTATAAAACTGTAGTTATGTATAAGAGTATTATGTATTGCTCTTATTATATTACTTTATTAGTAACTAATCATATCCATCCTGTTTTTCTTATTGCCTTTAAAGGCATAAACTACATCTGGACCTACCCTGTTATTGACATTCTTACTCATAGAAGCTGTTTAATatgtatttactgaatgaattaaaactttctgattattttaacatttctgcCATGAACTTTgtaattattttaacattttaacaaaaaTCAATAAGTTGATATTTATGTAAAATTGTCTTTTGTATAGTGAATGAAAAGTATTACTGACAAAGGCAGTGGGAAAATTGGATTTTGTGGGTATGTACTTAATTTAAGCTCTCATCTATACCATGCTAAGATTATTTTAAGCAGTTGTCCCTGAATTTTTTAAGGTGGTTTTAAAATTAGCTGTCACTGAGTCATAGGTTGTCTGGCTGTCATTCTCAGTCATGCTCTAGAGATGAAGTCTGTCCTGTTTAAATGCTTGGTCTAGGTGGATTTTCTGACAGAATAAAAAAGAGGTGATGGGAGCCCTTGAGACCTGTAGCTGAAGGCTCTTGATAACTTCCTTTGAACAAGCTGAAAGGACTTTGATCTGTTAAAGGAATTaatgattttctctcttttcctgttttagttaacttttatatttcttctattaGATAAAATGTATCTTGTCCTACCTTACCCCATGTCCTAAATATGCCAAGGAAATCAGGGTTTGAAATAGTTGTTCTCAAAGCATGTTCTAGGGGCTCCTACAAATCTCCCAAGTTTTTTCAGAGTTTTCACAaggtcaaaactattttaaataatagtaataatgcattatttacctttttcattctcctctctcaCAAGTGGCTAGTTGGATGTTCCAACTGTACATGGCATGTGATATCACAACAGATTGAATACAGAAGCAGATAGGAGAAACCAGCTGTCTTCACTTATACCAGATAGTAGAGAGATGtgcaaaatgtaaaacaaatttttgttgtgaaaaCTAAagctttttttcataaaaatgtttagGATATAaccaatttattattattattttttttcatgttgataCAATACTGTTTAATACTCAAAATCCAGTCATACTTTGACAGTTATCTCAAAACTTTTCAATCCATGTTAATTTTAAACCTATTGAGAAATTAGTCTGTTAAGTTAGCAGATACCAGTTTGCCTTCAGGTAGACTATAGACTATCCACTTTTAAAGAATATCAGTCTGCCTTTGCTATAGCCCCATCAGTGTACTCTGGAAAGAACGTACCACAGGAGCTGCAGGCATTTCCAGTCTGGAGTTCTGTGAGCGCGCCACAGAGGCAGCAATCATGAGCCCATGGCGGCTGCATTGGAGACAGTACCGTCCAGTGTTCATTTTAGTATCTGTTGAACTGAATCCCTTAATTCAGTATAGATCAACTGTCTGGTGAAATTATCACACATTCTGTCTGATTAATTTTCTTCCTACTCTGTGCTCCCTCCTCTCTGGAACTACAGGAAGAGGAGTTTGCAACAGATACAACAGCAAACGCTGAAACCAAGGGTCCTCATGAACCATCAGCTAGCGTGTTGTCAAAAGGTGCATGTCCCGATGCTGACTGGGATAACGGCATTGATGATACTTACATTTTGGAGGCTACAGAAGATGCTGAATTAGCAGAAGCTGCAGAGAACAGTCTTCTTGCTTACAATGGGATGGATGAAATTCCTGATGAACTACTAATAGAAGTATTACAAGAGTAGCTAATTATGGACACTGATATAACTAGGCTATAATCTGCATGAAGGCAGATTTAGTACCATTAAATTATAGTAACTTATTAAATAAGCCTGTTATACCAACTGTTTTATTTATCACTTTACTTCCAAATCTTATTTACTGAAATAAACCAGTTTTACTGAGAATTAGCTCTGGTGTGCTTATTAAATTCAGTAGAATTCTTATGTGATTAACTATGTTCACATCAGCTTAATTTTGGATGTTTATTTTTAGGGTAAAGTTTCTGTATGTTTAAGGGCTGATGAGGTGTCAACgttctaaaacattttaaaactttgtacTTGGTGTTAACTAGAAAAGTTAATTATGGCCTCTAAAACTATTATACTTAGCCATTTAATTTTAATGACAAAGCAATATTAAATTCTGGTGACAAGATCATACAAACAGTCTGAACAGTAAGACAGTTTCCTGCTTTTAAACTTATCTGAGAATGTTGTTATAACAGTGAAAAATATTCAATTCAAATTAATAGTAATAAAGTTCAGGTTTTCTTCCCATCTTTGTGCAAAAATATATACTGCCTGTTACCTTCTAAAACTGTATCACGAGACTAATCTTAAATGTGCACATCTTAGTAGACTGGTCTCATTTCTGGTCAAGGAGCTTCTCTAATTGACAGTTGATATTTTGCAGATGATTTTCGGCTCCTAAAAGGGGTCTTGCTTTGAACAGCAAAGCTGgaaggctggatgaatcatatgTTTCCTTTGCACTTGGTTCTTCCTCTTGAACATCTGCGTAATCCTGATGAAGCTGTTTGAGATTAGACAGGAAATATGCTGCCTTCCTAAGGGAAGCTTTTCTCTCCTGAAGTTCCTCATACTTTATTTGTAGTTGTTTCAGCTCTggttctacccaaagcaattcaTCCTGGGCTTCAATCAAATGCTGCCTTTTCTTTTCGATATCGGAGATCATCTTAGCATTcttccttttcagtgtcttcaacaTCTGGACATCTTGAAGCATTTTGATGAGTTCTTCTTTCAAATCAGAATGAAATTTGTTGATGGCTGCCTTACAAACTCGAGAGTCTATTTTTTGTTCATACTCTAGAAGAATGTTCTCGAATGCAGACAAAAACACATCTAATTCCATGATGTcactggctttcttttcttttaaacaccAAATAGGTGCACAGTCGGAAGTATCTGAGTCTGTGGCATCACTTCTTGGCTTCTTCCTTTTGCCAGGAAACATCTTATTCTTCTGAGTTTTCAGCTGATGTTCTGTGGCTAGCGTCGCTTTCTCAGCAGAGGACTCAGCACTCTGGGGTCCTGTCTTCTGAGGAGTGACCGCTTCAGCTGGTTTCTCCGAAAGTTCTGGAAGTACTGTAGCTGAAACAGCTTCATGCCGTGTATTTATGTTCTCTGTGGGTTTAACTTTTCTCCTTACATCACTTTCTTCAGGGCTTTCAGATTCGTCACTGATGGGCTTGAGTTTTCTTGTTGGCTTTTTGGCACTAATCTTTATAGACTCGTTTTCACTTGCTTCAATTTCAAAAGTGTCCGaacttctctctgcttctttttcttgaggaattGAGGGGAGATGTGACCCGCAGTGCTTGGAGAATTCTTCCTCATCAGCATATATAGCCGTGCTGTGTAGAGGAGGGTCAAAGCTTTCATAGGATTCTTCATCTTTCTCATTTTCGCCCAGCCTGCTGAGGCTTGAGAACTGAGAATCATCAGGAAACTCAAATACATCCAGAGGCTTGTGCGTCTGGCCAGCTTTATCTTTCACGGAATGTGTTCTTCCTGCATGGTTCTTCGAAAATCTCGCATGCGACAGCCGCGCGGGCCGCGGCCGATCCGTTCCAGCCCACCGCTCTTGCCGCTGACGCAAAAActccaatttattatttttaataaattaccaAATATATGctgttaaaatttgttttaacttCTAATATGGTTAATATCAATAGAAATTGAAAGCTCCTTAGAATCCACACTTTTGAAACCAATAAGTCTGAGAGCCACgggtttaaaagattaaaaatatttaaaatatctgtcaGACTTTCTAACAGATTAAAGGTGAAATCTTCTTGATGTAGTCAAAGTATCTTCAAACTATGATTTATCATCATTGATTTCATCAGTCTCTAATTGTGAAGCATTTAGGTTGAATCcagttttttagttttaaaagaaatatttcagtGATATTCCTCTGTATTAATATTTGCGTAACAtgcataattattttacaataagtTCCTAGAAGTAGAGCTGCTGGGTCAAAAGTGTGCAGAAGGAACAAGTATATTCCCatattttttcctcatttcctcAGTTAGCAGGAAATTTAGTATCTTCCTCTTTAGGCAGTCTCCTCCCCCAGGTTTGAACTTCATGAGGCTTACTCAGTCCCAAAGTAGTCCTATTCTCTTACAAATGCCCAGAAGAGAAGTTCAGTAAGTGTAATTATACACTGTTTACCTTCCTTCTCTTTATCACTTCTGTCACTGTTAAAAGTCCAGCCTTTGGTAGACAGTTGCTTGTCTGACTGCTACTAGGATACCCATTTTAGTCAGACTTGGCCCGAGTCAAAGTAGTGAACCCAGCTGGAGGTCAAGATTGCAGTTTGTTCACACTCTTCTATGGAACGTTCCATGTGTCAAGGAGGCTGAGGTCAGAGACACTTCTGGCCTTGGCCTCATGCTGGGCCAGTATGTATCCTTCCTAATAAACCCATAAGCCCATTTGTGACTCTCAATCACCAGTTTCAATTAATTCATCTTCAAAGGCATTTTTCTTTCGGAAGAGTTTCTGCCTTTTCCTGCCATTAGAACTTGGTTTGGGCTCTAAGTTTCTTCTGTGACAGAACTTCTTAATTTTGAATCTGAGCAATCGAAGATGAGGGTAATGTTTCTTCCCTTCCAGAAGGATTTAGGATACTATAAAATTGGTCTCAGCAACTCTAGCAATTAATTTGTTAAGAGTCTAAGGTATGTTTTTCTAAACCATGCAACTTTCCCCTCCCAATGAGCCCCTTTCCCCTGAGTCCTGAGGATGGTGGTACCTACCCTTTGCCTTACTTGTTCAACAGAATTGTCCACACCATGGTGAACTAGTATCTCCAGCCCTAGACATAAGAAAGACTGTCATaagttttaaatgttctttttcaaAGAGCATCTCATTTACTCTGCCTTAACAGATGCCTGTTACACACTTTTAAAGGCTCATGATATGTATTGTCAGTTGTTCTTTAGAGATCTTGCACCAGTTTACACTTCCACTGGGAAAAAAGATTGCTAggaaaagacttttttaaaaacaattaatttgttttaattggaggctaattacaatattgtggtggttttgccatacattgacatgaattagccatgggtgtacatgtgtcccccatcccgaaccccatTCCCCACtccgtccccatcccatccctctgggttgtcccagtgcaccagctttgagtaccctgtttcatgcatcgaacttggactggtcatctatttctcATAtagtaatatgcatgtttcaatgctattctctcaaatcatcccaccctccccttctcccacagagtccaaaagtctgttctttatatctgtgtctcttttgctgtctcgcatatagggttgtcgttaccatatTTGGAATCCTAAATTCCCTATATATTCGTTAATATACCATATTGGTGTTTTTCGttcttacttcaccctgtataataggctccagtttcatccacctcattagaactgattcaagtgtattctttttaatagatgagtaatattccattgtgtatatgtaccacagcttcctgatccattcgtctgttgatgggcatctaggttgcttccatgttctggctattataaacagtgctgcgatgaacattggggtgcacgtgtctctttcagatctggtttcctcggtgtttatgcccagcagtgggattgctgggtcatgtggcagttctattttcagttttctaaggaatctccacactgttctccatagtggctgtactattatgcattcccaccaacagtgtaggagggttccttttctccaaaccctctccagcatttattgtttgtaaactttttgatagcagccattctaacctgtgtgagatggtacctcattgtggttttgatttgcatttctctgatcatgagtgatgttgagcatcttttcatgtgtttgttagccatctgtatgtcttctttggagaatgtctgtttagttctttggtcctttttttgattgggtcgtttatttttctggtattgagctgcatgagctgtttgtatatttttgagattatttctttgtcagttgtttcgtttgctattattttctcccactctgaaggctgtcttttcaccttgcttatacggAAAAGACTTTCAAAACCcacattctgtttttaaatgtcaCGAATGATTAGACTTCTTTTAGCATTAAAGTAAACACAGACTTAAATGCCAGTATTTCTTGGTTATTTGCCAAATACTCATTTTATTTGGGCACAAAACTCTGATCTGTAGCATCTTGAATAATGTCTTTTATAATATAGTAGGTGTATAGGCAAGATCAAAATAATAAGAATGCATAGGTGAAATCATTGACAATGCCCTGAGGCAAATATGGTAACATCATCATGTTTTTAACTTCACTTTTGGTGAAGGCTGGAGAGGATTCTCATTTACTAAAGTTCTCCTGAGTGCAAGATGCTTAATGTATGATACCTAATTTAATCCTCCAACAAACCTGTGTTActactattcccattttagatGATATTATTACTCTatgcataaagaaaaaagaggtgGTAAGtttcctaaagtcacacagcaagcTAAGGTTGATGTTCCCCTCCAAAAATCCTATCTAAGACCAGGTAAACAATCCCCCAGAGACAGAATATTAGCCTCTTTTTCTCTCACCATCTCCAAAGTGGAAGTGCTCTCCAGGGTCGCCTGCTCATTGGCACAACCTTGTACAGGGTTTGCAAGGAGTTAGGGCCAACTGCAAAGTAAGAGGGCACAGTCCCAAACGCCTCTCTCACTTCTGACTCCAATTGCAAGTGGGAGGTGGTTCCCTCAAATCACCCTTGGGTTTGATAATTCTCCAGAAGAACTCATAGGACTCACTAAACGCTGTTATACTGAGAGTCATGATTTATTACAGGAAAAAGATACAGGTTAAAATCCACCAAAGGAAGAAGCATCTAAGTCAGGGCCCAGGAGAAGGACTGAATGCAAGCGTCTCTTGTCCTCTGTGGAGTCAGCATGCATTGTCTTCCAGCACTGATGTGTGATGAGACACACGGAGGATTTCCAACCAAGGACACCCTCTCAGTCCTTGAGTTCAGAGTTTTTAATGAGGGTTTTATGATTGATGGCCCACCCACAGGGTGGAACTTGGTCTCCAAGTTGACTGACACTGTGTGGCCTAAAACCCCACCCTAAGTCACGTTGTTACTCTCTGGCTAGCCCAAGGATCCCAGGCAAATAAAATCACTTCCTAGGAGCTGAAGGCGAAAGTTAGACCTCTTCTTAGGTGCAAGGGTAAATTCTTTACTACCCTGGGTCTCAGCCTTGCTGAGtgcctcttctcttttcttcctggcCACATGTGCTGTCTTACACCGGTGGGTCGGGAGGTGCCTCGTCACTGCAGTTTATTCTGTTTGGATGCTGGCAAGAAGGCTGAGACACACACATGAATATTTCAGGCCAAATGCCAGGAGAGTGAA includes:
- the LOC133051278 gene encoding centromere protein U-like is translated as MQPNQQTAFWCREVWPDTSPGFAGIQHKPIEQADPKNRGLQGNKEIHRKSTEKGLEILVHHGVDNSVEQVRQRRQERWAGTDRPRPARLSHARFSKNHAGRTHSVKDKAGQTHKPLDVFEFPDDSQFSSLSRLGENEKDEESYESFDPPLHSTAIYADEEEFSKHCGSHLPSIPQEKEAERSSDTFEIEASENESIKISAKKPTRKLKPISDESESPEESDVRRKVKPTENINTRHEAVSATVLPELSEKPAEAVTPQKTGPQSAESSAEKATLATEHQLKTQKNKMFPGKRKKPRSDATDSDTSDCAPIWCLKEKKASDIMELDVFLSAFENILLEYEQKIDSRVCKAAINKFHSDLKEELIKMLQDVQMLKTLKRKNAKMISDIEKKRQHLIEAQDELLWVEPELKQLQIKYEELQERKASLRKAAYFLSNLKQLHQDYADVQEEEPSAKETYDSSSLPALLFKARPLLGAENHLQNINCQLEKLLDQK